Below is a window of Streptomyces genisteinicus DNA.
AGCGGGGCCGGCCCACGACCGCCCGGGCCAGCGCCAGACGCTGGCGCTGGCCGCCCGACAGGCTGAGGCCCTGCTCGCCGACCTGGGTGCCGGCGCCCTGCGGCAGCCCGTCCACGAACCCCGCCTGGGCGACGTCCAGCGAGCGCCGCAGCTCCGCGTCGCCCGCCTCTGCCCCGGCGCCCATCAGCACGTTCTCGCCGACGCTCGCCGAGAACAGCGTCGGTTCCTCGAAGGCGACCGAGACCAGCTCCCGCAGCCGCTCGCGCGGCAGCTCCGTGATGTCCCGGCCGTCGAGCAGGATGCGCCCGGCGTCCACGTCGTACAGCCGGGGCACCAGCGCCGTCAGCGTCGTCTTGCCGCTGCCCGTGCCGCCGACGAGGGCCATCGTCTCGCCGGTGCGCACATGCAGGTCGACCGGCCCGAGCACCGGCTCGCCCTCCCCGGGCGCGTCCGGGTAACGGAAGACGACCCCCTCGAAGCGCAGCCCGTCCGCGCCCTCGGCGCCCTCCGCGGCGCTTGGCGGCTGCTCCGCGTCGCCCGGTGCGCCCTCGCGCTCGCCGTCCGTGCTCTCCGGCGCGGCGTCCATCACCTCGAAGTACCGGTCGGAGGCGGTCGCGGCCTCCTGGCTCATGGCGAGGAGGAAGCCGATCGAGTCCACCGGCCAGCGCAGCGCGAGCGCCGTCGACAGGAAGGCCACCAGCGTGCCCGCGGACAGCTCGCCGTCGGCGACCTGCACCGTGCCGAGGACCAGCGCCGCACCGACCGCGAGCTCGGGGATCACCGTGATCAGCGCCCAGATGCCGCCCAGCAGCCGGGCCTTGACGAGCTCCGTGCCGCGCAGCCGCTCCGCCAGCGCCCGGAAGTCCGCGGCCTGGCTGCGGTGCCGCCCGAAGCCCTTGACCACCCGGATGCCCAGCACGCTCTCCTCGATCACCGTGGTCAGGTCGCCCACCTGGTCCTGGGCCCGCCGGGCGGCCAGCGAGTAGCGCGACTCGAAGAGGGAGCACGCCACGACCAGCGGCACCACGGGCGCGAGCAGCAGCAGTCCGAGCGTCCACTCCTGGAGGAGCAGGATGACGAAACCGGCCAGGATGGTCGTGCCGTTGACGAGCAGGAACGTCAGCGGGAACGCCAGGAACATCCGCAGCAGCATCAGGTCCGTGGTGCCCCGGGACAGCAGCTGCCCCGACGCCCACCGGTCGTGGAAGGCGACCGGCAGCCGCTGGAGGTGGCGGAACAGGTCGGCGCGCATCGCCGCCTCCACCCCCGCGAGCGGCCGGGCCACGAGCCAGCGCCGGAAGCCGAACAGCACCGCCTCGGCGACGCCGAGGAGCAGCAGGACGAGA
It encodes the following:
- a CDS encoding ABC transporter ATP-binding protein → MPSIDNDTQDRSAVRSLLRLWPYVRPVRTRLFSAAFVAIVASCLSLVIPLVLKWMVDGPVADGDPGGVWLGALVLLLLGVAEAVLFGFRRWLVARPLAGVEAAMRADLFRHLQRLPVAFHDRWASGQLLSRGTTDLMLLRMFLAFPLTFLLVNGTTILAGFVILLLQEWTLGLLLLAPVVPLVVACSLFESRYSLAARRAQDQVGDLTTVIEESVLGIRVVKGFGRHRSQAADFRALAERLRGTELVKARLLGGIWALITVIPELAVGAALVLGTVQVADGELSAGTLVAFLSTALALRWPVDSIGFLLAMSQEAATASDRYFEVMDAAPESTDGEREGAPGDAEQPPSAAEGAEGADGLRFEGVVFRYPDAPGEGEPVLGPVDLHVRTGETMALVGGTGSGKTTLTALVPRLYDVDAGRILLDGRDITELPRERLRELVSVAFEEPTLFSASVGENVLMGAGAEAGDAELRRSLDVAQAGFVDGLPQGAGTQVGEQGLSLSGGQRQRLALARAVVGRPRFLVLDDPLSALDVHTEALVEAALRQVLADTTALVVAHRPSTVMLADRVALLSGGRIAAVGTHHELLRTNAEYAWLMSGGTERPPGDGPPDGTGTAVAPSATGAEGSLR